GCAGATGTAATTAAAATTACCAAAACACGCAGAGGTAAAAAGGTCTTTACGTTAGACAATGGTCAAGAATGGACTCAAGTATCAAAGGAAACCTTCTTTGCAGATGAAGGAGATACGCTCATTATTCAGCGTGCCTCTTTTGGCTCATTTTTGATGAAAAAAAAGGGCTCAAATCGCACTACACGAGTAAAACGAGTTAATTGATGAGCGCGATGATCGATGCTGGTGTTAACCTCACCAGCTCGCAATTCGCATCCGATTTGGACGATGTGATTTCTAGATCCAAAGAGGCTGGTATAGAGTCTATGCTTGCTATCGGTTGTGACTTAACGAGCAGCGAGCAGAGTATTGCGCTTGCTGAACAACATCACCTTTACTGCACAGCAGGCGTTCACCCACATGATGCCAAAAGCGCTCCAGATACCCTGTACCATGATCTCCTCACTCTTTTAAAAAGTAGCAACAGGGCGGTGGCCGTTGGTGAATGTGGTTTAGACTTTAACCGTGATTTTTCACCAAGACCGATTCAGCAGAGCGTGTGCTTAACGCAACTGCAGCTAGCAGAAACTATTGACTACCCAGTCTATTTACACGAAAGAGACGCGCATGACGCGCTAGTTGGACTGCTAAAAGAAGTTGAGGTTCGAGGTGTACTACACTGCTTTACTGGTGACCGTAATGCGTTGCGTCGTTACTTGGACTATGGGTTAATGATCGGCATAACTGGTTGGGTATGTGATGAACGTAGAGGTCAAGCATTGCAAGCGCTCATTCAATATATCCCGCTAGATCGTTTGCTATTAGAGACCGATGCCCCTTATTTATTGCCACGAACAATTAAACCTAAGCCAAAATCTCGCCGCAATGAACCAATGTACTTATCCCACGTGGCTGAACAAATTGCTCAACTAAAGCAGTGTCCAGTTACCGATGTGATCAGCGCAACCTCTGCCAATTTTACGCAATTGTTTTTGAGGTAAGTCCGTATGCGTATTCTGCTATCTCTGTGCTTGTTTTTATTTAACGCTTCGATCTTCGCCAGTGTGACTGTATCTGACCCTTTTAAGGCAGAACATCAAGTAAAGTTAAGTTACACACTCAGTAAATACGCATCACTTAACGAGTTATTGGCAGCGCCTGTCGAATGGCATAACAGTATTCAAGTACCAACTGGTCTTCGGCCTGTAGGTCAGTACCTGTGGCTGAAAATAGCATTAAACAACACCAACAGCTCGCTAACTCCGATACTAGTCAGCATAAACAACAACCTTATCGATTCGGTTACTGCTTATCATGTCAGGCCTAACCATCCTATATTTACTTTGGACATTGGTGATACATTGCCACTGATTAAGCGTCCACTTAAGTATGAATCGCTTGTTATTCCATTAGAACTACAACCTCTAACGCAAAGCCATTTATATTTACAAATTAGCGACGATGGCGCGATAACTGCTCCTCTTGCAGTCTGGGAGCCCAATGAGTACCTGCAGTTTAAAAGTAAATTTAACCTTATTTTTGGTATCTTGGCTGGCTTTGTATTGGCGTTAGCTTTAACCAATGCCACGCTGTATTACGTCACGAAAAAAAACTATTTTCTATGTGCGACTCTGCTGATTGCAATTATATGGCTATTCAACGCTCATATTTATGGCTTTGGCTATCGTTATTTTTATTCTTCTTGGCAATGGTTTCAGCAGTATGGTCAAGGCATAATGACCCTGTTACTCAGTGCACTACTGCTACCCACTCTAAGTTACTGTTCAGGTAAGACACTTCTGTCACACCCACAACTTACAGGTAAAAGAGTTACTTTGATCACGCTGGGCTTGTTCATCATCATTGCCTTATTACCGGTTTTTGAATCACTTCTGCTCGCCCTCAGTATCAGCTTTATCATTGCAATATTACTTATGTATACACTGGCACGCATTCACCACAATAGCCGGAACACCTTGATTGCTATCGCACTGTGCCACTTTATCGTGATCAGCTACCCATTTACTGTTGAGGTGGGAGTTCAGTCAGGTAGCTTTTTGAATCACTTAGGCTACTTTGGCATTTTCGTCATAGAAGCAACGCTACTCAGCTATCTATTAATACGGCTTTATATCTCCCAACGAGATGAAAAACTGGCTAAGCAACAGCAACGCCTAGCGCATACTCAAGCTGAAGATGCCCTATTAAAAGAAAAACTTAAGTTACAAGAACAAGCCCAATACGACTTAGAATCTAACATTGAAGAACGCACTTTTGAGCTTCAAGTCACGTTGCGAGAACTCGAAGATAAAAATCGCGAGCTGGAACGCATGAACATGGAAGACCCTCTCACAAAAGTGAAAAACCGTCGTTACTTCGACAAGCGCTTACAAATGGAAGTACGCCGCTCAAGACGAGAACAAACGGTATTAAGCCTTGTTATCTTTGATATTGATCACTTCAAAAAAATTAATGACAAATATGGTCACTTAGCAGGTGATCAAGCGATTTGCGAGTTTGCCAACTTAATCAAATCACACTTACGTCGACCCCATGACGAAATATTCCGTTATGGCGGTGAAGAGTTTATTTTGCTACTTCCAAACACACCTGAAGAAGGTGCGCTTGAAGTCGCTGAGCGTCTAAGAGTGGCAACAGCAGCGCTCAAAATTCAATTTAGTGAACATATCATTGAGATGACGACCAGCGCAGGCATTTATAGTGCAGTGGTTAGCGATCCACACAATCCACAGCTATACACAGATAATGCGGATAAAGCCTTGTATCAAGCAAAACAGCAAGGCCGTAATCGCATTGTCACTTTCAACCCCAATCAGGAGAATTAACGTGGCTCAATCAGGACTTGATCTTTTCCCCCTAACTCGCATGCGCAGAATGCGCCGCGATGACTTTTCAAGACGTCTAATGAGCGAAAGTACGCTAACGGTTAACGATTTAATCTATCCAGTGTTTGTATTGGATGGTGAGTCTAAGCGTGAAGCTATCCCATCTATGCCAAGTATTGAACGCCTGTCTATTGACTTATTAGTTGAAGAAGCCAAACAGCTTGTAGAGCTGGGTGTTCCAGCAATTGCGCTGTTCCCTGTGACACCTGCAGAGCACAAATCGCTACTTGCTGAAGAAGCCTATAATCCAGAAGGCATAGTACAAAGAGCGGTACGCGCTATAAAGGCTGCATGTCCTGAGCTCGGTGTGATCACCGATGTTGCATTAGACCCATTCACAGTCCATGGACAAGACGGAATCTTAGATGAAGACGGGTATGTAATGAATGAGGAAACAGTAGAAGTATTGGTCAAGCAAGCGCTTTCTCATGCTGAAGCCGGAGCTGATGTTGTCGCACCATCGGATATGATGGATGGTCGTATTGGTGCAGTACGCGAAGCACTTGAAGAATGCGGTTTTATTCATACTCGTATTATGGCCTACTCTGCTAAGTATGCATCAAGTTACTATGGACCTTTCCGTGACGCGATTGGCTCTGCGGGCAACCTTAAAGGAGCTGACAAGAAAACCTACCAGATGGATCCTGCTAATTCTGACGAAGCACTACGTGAAGTCGCCTTGGACTTACAAGAAGGTGCAGATATGGTCATGGTAAAACCGGGTATGCCATATCTAGATGTCGTCAGACGTGTTAAAGATGAGTTTGGGGTACCAACATTTGCTTACCAAGTCAGTGGTGAATATGCGATGCATAAAGCTGCGATTGATAATGGTTGGTTGGCCGAGAAGCCTGTGGTATTGGAATCTTTACTCGCATTTAAGCGTGCTGGCGCAGATGGTATTTTGACCTACTTTGCAAAGCAAGCCGCTATTTGGCTAAACGAGAAGTAAGCACCATCATTTTGAGCAGGTGAGATTCTCACCTGCATTTCTAGCAACTTATCTTATCAAGCTTTTTGCTTTTACAAGCTCATCAGCATTCATTTTCCAACTAAAGAAACGAATGACTCGGCCATCATCGAGCTGTACTTCAGGAATACTTAAAATACTCCAAGAGCGTAACCTAATTGCTTGAATGTGCTCTGCATGGAGATAGCGCGCTTTATCAAAAAAGTTATAGCTCACCCCAGCTTTGTCGATATGTAAAAAACGTTTTCCGGTTAATGATAACCCCAATGTAGCTAGGATCAATAGCAAAGGGATTAATGTAATTAATTGCAATAATAGAGAGGGAATATCTAGGATCGAAAGCAGTGTGTTGCTAAGCCAAATCAGCGCAAGTGTAAATACATAGAAAAGCCAGTTTACTTCTAACTCTAAAGTTCTCATTGAGTATCTCCTTTATTTACTCAACCACAATGAAATTCAGCCCACGACGACGCAGTAGTCCGACCCAATTTATTGAAGAAAAGCTAATGATAAAGTGCCAATGTCCCTAAAGCAAGAACTTTAGAATTAATAAAATATGAAATAAAAGTGACGACTTTTAGATACTAAATTTCAAATTTAACTTATTGAACTTTAGATACAAAAAAGGCCGCCATTGGCGACCTTTTTATGCAAAGTAAGTAATAAATTACTTAGCTGCTTTTTTCTCTTTCTCAGCTGCGATTACCGCGTCAGCAACGTTTGCTGGACATGGTGCATAGTGTGAGAACTCCATAGAGAACTGACCACGACCAGACGTGATAGTACGTAGGTGACCGATGTATCCGAACATTTCAGATAGTGGTACTTCACCCTTGATACGAACGCCCATTGCGCCAGCTTCTTGGTCTTTGATCATACCGCGACGACGGTTAAGGTCACCAATTACGTCACCTACGTTGTCTTCTGGCGTGAACACGTCAACTTTCATGATTGGCTCAAGAAGTTGTGCACCCGCTTTAGGGATAGACTGACGGAATGCGCCTTTAGCAGCGATTTCGAACGCGATTGCTGATGAGTCAACTGCGTGGAAGCCACCGTCGAATAGTTCTACTTCAACGTCTAGTACTGGGAAGCCTGCAAGCACACCCTCTTCCATCATTGACTTGAAGCCTTTCTCAACTGCTGGCCAGAATTCCTTAGGAACGTTACCACCAACAACTGTAGACTTGAACGTAAAGCCAGAACCAACTTCACCAGGCTTGATACGGTAGTCAATCTTACCGAACTGACCAGAACCACCAGACTGTTTCTTATGCGTGTAGCTATCTTCAACTTCTTGTGTGATAGTTTCACGGTAAGCAACCTGAGGCTGACCAACGATTAGGTCTACACCGTATGTACGCTTAAGGATATCTACCTTAATGTCTAGGTGAAGCTCACCCATACCTTTAAGGATAGTTTCACCTGAATCTTCATCAGTCTCAACTTGGAATGAAGGATCTTCTGCAACCATCTTACCGATCGCGATACCCATCTTCTCGTTACCACCTTTATCTTTAGGTGCAACAGCGATTGAGATTACTGGATCAGGGAAGATCATCGCTTCAAGTGTACACTCGTGCTTAGGATCACATAGCGTGTGACCTGTTTGAACGTTCTTCATACCAACAACTGCGATGATGTCACCCGCTTGTGCTTCAGTAAGTTCAGTACGCTCGTCCGCTTGCATCTCAACCATACGGCCGATACGCTCTGTTTTACCAGTTGCAGAGTTAAGGATAGTGTCACCTTTTTTCATGCGACCAGCGTAGATACGGATGAACGTAAGCGCACCGAAACGATCGTCCATGATTTTGAACGCAAGCGCTTTAAGTGGCGCATCAGCGTCAACAGTTGCTACTTCACCAGTAGGCTCACCTGTTTCAGGATCTGTTAGTGGCTGAGGCTCAACTTCTGTAGGAGAAGGTAGGTAATCTACAACAGCGTCTAGTACAAGTTGCATACCTTTGTTTTTGAACGCTGAACCACAGTAAGTTGGGAAGAACGCAAGATCACGAGTACCTTTACGGATACACGCTTTGATTTGTTCGATAGAAGGTACTTCACCTTCCATATATGCTTCCATTAGGTCGTCGTCTTGCTCAACAGCAGACTCAACTAGCATTTCATGGTATTCTTCAACTTTGTCTACCATGTCTGCAGGAACGTCTTGTACTTCGTAGTTTTCAGGAAGACCTGTGTCATCCCAAACGTATGCTTTCTTCTCAAGTACGTCTACAACACCACAGAATTGGTCTTCGATACCAATTGGAAGCGTCATCACTAGTGGGTTAGCACCAAGTACTTTCTCAACTTGATCAACTACGCGGTAGAAGTCTGCACCCATACGGTCTAGTTTGTTTACGAAGATACAACGAGCAACTTCTGATTCGTTCGCATAACGCCAGTTAGTTTCTGATTGTGGTTCAACACCACCAGAACCACAGAATACACCGATACCACCATCAAGTACTTTTAGTGAACGGTATACTTCTACTGTGAAGTCAACGTGTCCAGGAGTATCGATAACGTTTAAACGGTGGCCTTTCCACTCACAAGTTACCGCTGCTGATTGGATAGTAATACCACGCTCAGCTTCCTGCTCCATGAAGTCAGTTGTTGACTCACCGTCGTGAACTTCACCAGTTTTGTGGATTTTACCAGTAAGCTTTAGAATACGCTCAGTGGTGGTAGTTTTACCCGCATCAACGTGCGCGAAAATACCAATGTTTCTGTATTTCGATAAATCTGCCATTGTTTTACTCTATTTAAAGTAGAAAAATTATTCGGCGGGAGTATATCACCTCTTGTAGCGAACATCATCCTTGAAGTCGTCTAAAATGCAATCAATTCACGAAAAAGTTTCTAATGCGAAACTTTGCCACCCTTTTTTACCGTACCGCTTACTGCTAGGCCGCTATATTTAATAATATTCTTGCTGTTTGATGTCAATTTCAGCACGGTTTGTGAAGGTTTCTGTTAAAAGACCTGCTTCCCAAACAAGTTGGCATGATGGACTTGGAATGCATCATCTAGCAAAGAAAAATGCGCAATCTTACCTTGTTCAATACTGCCAAGTTCATTGTCCATATTTAAATAAGTTGCAGGTACGAGACTTGCCATATTGATGGCCTCAACAAGTGGAATGTCAGCTAATTTCGCTAAGTTCTGCACTGCTTTCTCAAGTGTCAGTGTACTGCCAGCCAAACTGCCGCTGTGGGTTTTCGCCACGCCATCCTTAACCACCACTGGCATCTCGCCCAATTGATATTCACCATCTTTCAGGCCACCCGCATTAATACAATCACTGATCAAAGCTACCTTATGTTGACCTTTTAGGCGGTAGATCAACTGTAAAATCGCGGGGTGTAAATGGATACCATCGGCAATCACTTCAACCAAGGCTTGGCTATTAAGTAACAACGCACCAGCACAGCCCGGTTCACGGTGATGGATGCCACGCATGCCGTTAAATACGTGGACTCCACCGCAGGCACCATGTGCCAAAGCGGCATTGGTTTGCGCAAAATCCGCATCACAATGACCTAGCATCACCCGTACCCCATGTTTACTTAGGTACTGTGTCATTGCAACACCATTGGCCTTTTCAGGCGCGAGTGCCACCGCTTTAAGCGCACCATCAGCCGCGCTAATCATTTCATCAATCAGGGCCTCGTCTAACGGCTTAAAGAAAGCTTCGTTATGGGCACCTTTGTGTTTTTCGCTGAAAAACAACCCCTCACTATACCCACCAAGCACCTGAGCCCCCGGCATCTTTAGCTTATATGCAGCTCCAATAACTTTCATCGCTGCAATGGTTTGTGGCCACGTAGTCGTCACCGTGGTAGCCAAAAAGCCAGTGACGCCATGTTTGAGCAACGAGGTGCTAATGGTTTCTATACTGGAGAGTTTGCCATCAATAACATCGCACCCCTCTCGGCCATGAATATGCAAATCAATTAACCCAGGCCACATGTCGAGCTTGGGATAAGACTCGGTATTATCAGGCGCTTCCGCCGCAGGAATAATCGTGTGAAAGCGCTCATCTTTTATTACCGCAACGTGATCTTCAAGAACACGAGTTGGGGTGTAGATACGACGGGGCCGAATATAACGAAGCTGTTCAAGCATGCACTTTGCTCCCAAGTAATGCCGCACCCAATGCACCACTTGCATCACCATGCTTGGCTCTAACAATATCTGGCACTGACACTGCGGAAAATACGTGAGGTTCAATGGCTTTTGGGAGTGCTTCTACAAGTTCATCGATAAGCGACATGCCACCACCAAGCACGATAACTTCTGGGTCATATGCTTTGATTAAATTTGCAAACGCCGAGCCCAACAGATCCATATAACAAGTAAAAGCATGGCGAGCTTCACTTTCTCCAGCCCGCATCGCTGTGATAACTTGTTCTGAGGTAAGTGTTCGCGTAGTGAAATGTTGATACAAACCGGCCAGCCCTGGCCCTGCGACATAGCGCTCTAAACACCCTTGCAGTCCACAGCCACACGCTAAAATAGGCAGGTTATACTTTTGTTGTAATACCGCAGAAAGTGGGTGATGACCATATTCGCCGGCGATCCCTTGGGCACTTTTATACAGTGCACCATCAATACAAAACCCGCCTCCGGCACCAGTGCCTATTATTGCCCCGAAGACCTTTTGGTATTGCTTACCAGCCCCAAGACTGGCCTCAGATAACGCAAAGCAACGGCAGTCATTTTCGACCGCAATGGGCCGTTCAAGTTGTGCAACGAGATCAGCCTTAACTTCTTTGCCATTGGCGCAAGGGACATTTGCAGATAGCACGCGCTGCTGCGCATTTACTATCCCAGGCATCCCAATACCCACCTGTCCTTTACAACCATATTTAGCGTCGGCTTGCTGCACCAAGGTTACGATTTGCGTCAAAAACGCCTCATAACTGTGCTTTGGTGTCGCCACACGCCAAGATTCTATACGTTGCAGTTTTTCATCGAACACCGCAATTTCAATTTTGCTCCCGCCAACATCCACCCCATAAATCATACTTCGCTCCCAAATGGATGAATGACTACGCCCTGCACAACTCTATTCACTTCCCCCGACGGGCAAGGATTGTCCGGTGAAATGCCGAGGTTCAGCGCTTTATAGAAACTTAACTGCTGTGCAAACAACATATACAGTAATCCTTGCCACACGTCTTCTAGTGGTAACACTTTAGGGCAAAGTGAATGTACCGTCATGGCTGCTCCATCACGCTGCAGCTCAGCAACTAAGTCCTGATCGTATAAATTGGTATAACCATCGCTTGAGATAAAACATACCACGACAGTTTTGCTATTGATAAGTGATTTTGGACCATGACGGAACCCAAGCGGTGACTCGCTCACGCTCATTACTTGGCCTGCCGATAGCTCAAGCATTT
This genomic interval from Pseudoalteromonas galatheae contains the following:
- the fusA gene encoding elongation factor G, with product MADLSKYRNIGIFAHVDAGKTTTTERILKLTGKIHKTGEVHDGESTTDFMEQEAERGITIQSAAVTCEWKGHRLNVIDTPGHVDFTVEVYRSLKVLDGGIGVFCGSGGVEPQSETNWRYANESEVARCIFVNKLDRMGADFYRVVDQVEKVLGANPLVMTLPIGIEDQFCGVVDVLEKKAYVWDDTGLPENYEVQDVPADMVDKVEEYHEMLVESAVEQDDDLMEAYMEGEVPSIEQIKACIRKGTRDLAFFPTYCGSAFKNKGMQLVLDAVVDYLPSPTEVEPQPLTDPETGEPTGEVATVDADAPLKALAFKIMDDRFGALTFIRIYAGRMKKGDTILNSATGKTERIGRMVEMQADERTELTEAQAGDIIAVVGMKNVQTGHTLCDPKHECTLEAMIFPDPVISIAVAPKDKGGNEKMGIAIGKMVAEDPSFQVETDEDSGETILKGMGELHLDIKVDILKRTYGVDLIVGQPQVAYRETITQEVEDSYTHKKQSGGSGQFGKIDYRIKPGEVGSGFTFKSTVVGGNVPKEFWPAVEKGFKSMMEEGVLAGFPVLDVEVELFDGGFHAVDSSAIAFEIAAKGAFRQSIPKAGAQLLEPIMKVDVFTPEDNVGDVIGDLNRRRGMIKDQEAGAMGVRIKGEVPLSEMFGYIGHLRTITSGRGQFSMEFSHYAPCPANVADAVIAAEKEKKAAK
- a CDS encoding TatD family hydrolase — translated: MSAMIDAGVNLTSSQFASDLDDVISRSKEAGIESMLAIGCDLTSSEQSIALAEQHHLYCTAGVHPHDAKSAPDTLYHDLLTLLKSSNRAVAVGECGLDFNRDFSPRPIQQSVCLTQLQLAETIDYPVYLHERDAHDALVGLLKEVEVRGVLHCFTGDRNALRRYLDYGLMIGITGWVCDERRGQALQALIQYIPLDRLLLETDAPYLLPRTIKPKPKSRRNEPMYLSHVAEQIAQLKQCPVTDVISATSANFTQLFLR
- a CDS encoding ROK family protein, which gives rise to MIYGVDVGGSKIEIAVFDEKLQRIESWRVATPKHSYEAFLTQIVTLVQQADAKYGCKGQVGIGMPGIVNAQQRVLSANVPCANGKEVKADLVAQLERPIAVENDCRCFALSEASLGAGKQYQKVFGAIIGTGAGGGFCIDGALYKSAQGIAGEYGHHPLSAVLQQKYNLPILACGCGLQGCLERYVAGPGLAGLYQHFTTRTLTSEQVITAMRAGESEARHAFTCYMDLLGSAFANLIKAYDPEVIVLGGGMSLIDELVEALPKAIEPHVFSAVSVPDIVRAKHGDASGALGAALLGSKVHA
- a CDS encoding sensor domain-containing diguanylate cyclase, whose product is MRILLSLCLFLFNASIFASVTVSDPFKAEHQVKLSYTLSKYASLNELLAAPVEWHNSIQVPTGLRPVGQYLWLKIALNNTNSSLTPILVSINNNLIDSVTAYHVRPNHPIFTLDIGDTLPLIKRPLKYESLVIPLELQPLTQSHLYLQISDDGAITAPLAVWEPNEYLQFKSKFNLIFGILAGFVLALALTNATLYYVTKKNYFLCATLLIAIIWLFNAHIYGFGYRYFYSSWQWFQQYGQGIMTLLLSALLLPTLSYCSGKTLLSHPQLTGKRVTLITLGLFIIIALLPVFESLLLALSISFIIAILLMYTLARIHHNSRNTLIAIALCHFIVISYPFTVEVGVQSGSFLNHLGYFGIFVIEATLLSYLLIRLYISQRDEKLAKQQQRLAHTQAEDALLKEKLKLQEQAQYDLESNIEERTFELQVTLRELEDKNRELERMNMEDPLTKVKNRRYFDKRLQMEVRRSRREQTVLSLVIFDIDHFKKINDKYGHLAGDQAICEFANLIKSHLRRPHDEIFRYGGEEFILLLPNTPEEGALEVAERLRVATAALKIQFSEHIIEMTTSAGIYSAVVSDPHNPQLYTDNADKALYQAKQQGRNRIVTFNPNQEN
- the hemB gene encoding porphobilinogen synthase, which encodes MAQSGLDLFPLTRMRRMRRDDFSRRLMSESTLTVNDLIYPVFVLDGESKREAIPSMPSIERLSIDLLVEEAKQLVELGVPAIALFPVTPAEHKSLLAEEAYNPEGIVQRAVRAIKAACPELGVITDVALDPFTVHGQDGILDEDGYVMNEETVEVLVKQALSHAEAGADVVAPSDMMDGRIGAVREALEECGFIHTRIMAYSAKYASSYYGPFRDAIGSAGNLKGADKKTYQMDPANSDEALREVALDLQEGADMVMVKPGMPYLDVVRRVKDEFGVPTFAYQVSGEYAMHKAAIDNGWLAEKPVVLESLLAFKRAGADGILTYFAKQAAIWLNEK
- the nagA gene encoding N-acetylglucosamine-6-phosphate deacetylase, with amino-acid sequence MLEQLRYIRPRRIYTPTRVLEDHVAVIKDERFHTIIPAAEAPDNTESYPKLDMWPGLIDLHIHGREGCDVIDGKLSSIETISTSLLKHGVTGFLATTVTTTWPQTIAAMKVIGAAYKLKMPGAQVLGGYSEGLFFSEKHKGAHNEAFFKPLDEALIDEMISAADGALKAVALAPEKANGVAMTQYLSKHGVRVMLGHCDADFAQTNAALAHGACGGVHVFNGMRGIHHREPGCAGALLLNSQALVEVIADGIHLHPAILQLIYRLKGQHKVALISDCINAGGLKDGEYQLGEMPVVVKDGVAKTHSGSLAGSTLTLEKAVQNLAKLADIPLVEAINMASLVPATYLNMDNELGSIEQGKIAHFSLLDDAFQVHHANLFGKQVF